In a single window of the Vicinamibacteria bacterium genome:
- a CDS encoding polymer-forming cytoskeletal protein encodes MGLFGGKPDTQGGAAAPPEPRQRPTPAPSQPTEAPTVIGSGTTIKGELRSRTDMLIEGRVEGKVHSDKRVIIGQGGDVQASVHAEIVIVRGKIHGDCEASGKVEITATGRVFGNISARVIAVAEGATFRGSSKMAQSDSSADPKSKPTDPAGRPGPAPRVGPSTSSPAGPN; translated from the coding sequence GTGGGACTTTTCGGTGGGAAACCCGACACCCAAGGGGGCGCGGCCGCGCCGCCCGAGCCTCGTCAGAGACCAACGCCCGCCCCTTCGCAACCAACGGAGGCGCCGACCGTCATCGGCTCGGGCACAACGATAAAAGGCGAGCTTCGAAGCCGCACGGACATGCTGATCGAAGGGCGAGTGGAAGGCAAGGTCCATAGCGACAAACGCGTGATCATCGGCCAAGGTGGCGATGTCCAGGCGAGTGTCCACGCCGAGATCGTCATCGTTCGCGGCAAGATCCACGGCGATTGTGAGGCTTCGGGGAAGGTGGAGATCACCGCTACCGGGCGGGTATTTGGAAACATCTCCGCTCGCGTCATCGCCGTAGCCGAGGGAGCCACTTTTCGCGGCTCCAGCAAGATGGCGCAGTCAGACTCATCGGCAGACCCGAAGTCCAAACCGACGGATCCAGCGGGTCGGCCAGGGCCGGCGCCTCGCGTAGGTCCGAGCACCTCTTCGCCGGCCGGTCCAAACTGA
- a CDS encoding NDP-sugar synthase — MNAVILAGGKGTRLRPLTLNTPKPIVPILNRPFLALQIDLLRRTGIENIVLSLSYQPRRIEELFGDGSDHGVRIHYTMEPEPLGTAGAVKNAENFIRERTIVFNGDVLSDLDLESVLRFHEDKKAKATIVLTPVENPSAYGLVECVEDGRVSQFLEKPSDDEITCDTINAGVYVIEPELFDTIPPGVNYSFERSFFPNLLRGDVPFYAYVHRGYWIDIGTPEKYLQVHRDILSGVLAIEGFNPNAGGTYVDPQATLEGGSRLTGPAYVGPGSVVKAHAALEPFVVLGSNCRIEEGASVSHSVLWSNVRVGEHARVRGALIGRSAHIGHHAVVDHGVVLGDKSVLTDFSRLAPLEGS, encoded by the coding sequence ATGAACGCAGTCATTCTCGCCGGTGGCAAAGGTACCAGGCTCAGGCCTCTTACGCTCAACACGCCGAAACCTATCGTACCGATACTCAATCGACCGTTCCTGGCGCTGCAGATCGACCTTCTTCGACGGACGGGAATCGAGAACATCGTGCTATCGCTCTCGTATCAACCCCGGAGAATCGAAGAGCTCTTCGGCGACGGCAGCGACCACGGGGTGCGAATCCATTACACGATGGAACCGGAGCCCCTTGGGACAGCGGGGGCGGTCAAGAACGCCGAGAACTTCATACGGGAGAGAACCATCGTATTCAATGGCGACGTGTTGAGCGACCTCGACCTCGAGTCGGTACTTCGCTTTCATGAAGACAAGAAAGCGAAGGCGACCATCGTGCTCACGCCGGTGGAGAATCCTTCGGCCTATGGCCTCGTAGAATGCGTCGAAGATGGACGCGTCAGTCAGTTCTTGGAGAAACCGAGCGACGACGAGATCACCTGCGACACCATCAACGCCGGGGTTTACGTCATCGAGCCCGAGCTGTTCGATACCATTCCGCCTGGCGTAAACTACTCTTTCGAAAGGAGTTTCTTTCCAAACCTCCTTCGGGGCGACGTACCTTTTTATGCCTACGTACACCGCGGTTACTGGATCGACATCGGCACCCCGGAGAAATACCTCCAGGTCCACAGGGACATCCTCTCGGGCGTACTCGCCATCGAGGGATTCAACCCCAATGCCGGGGGCACTTATGTCGACCCCCAAGCAACTTTGGAGGGCGGCTCACGGCTCACGGGCCCGGCCTACGTCGGACCGGGAAGTGTCGTGAAAGCGCACGCGGCACTCGAGCCCTTCGTCGTGCTGGGGTCCAACTGTCGCATCGAGGAAGGGGCGAGCGTGAGCCACTCGGTGCTCTGGTCGAACGTGAGAGTTGGCGAGCACGCGCGCGTCCGGGGCGCACTCATCGGCCGAAGCGCTCACATCGGACACCACGCGGTTGTCGACCACGGGGTCGTGCTCGGAGACAAGTCGGTCCTCACTGACTTCAGTCGACTGGCGCCGCTCGAGGGCTCGTGA